A stretch of the Chelonia mydas isolate rCheMyd1 chromosome 5, rCheMyd1.pri.v2, whole genome shotgun sequence genome encodes the following:
- the UBAP1 gene encoding ubiquitin-associated protein 1 — protein sequence MASKKSGSDFHGPFSYLDDVPFKIGDKFKTPAKVGLPIGFCFPDSPQLVREAQYDFSLEKRTVEWAEDIKKIQAAQREAEQKAAQAIANSKAASDDNSKMGFSEAMPLPINPILASLQHNNILTPTPANSSAIKQKVLSPPYPKADFNPADFECEEDPFDNLELKTIDEKEELKNILEIHVGTTGPIVTQLLENNLPKVGPESALQDQEVLASIERATLDFKPLHKPNGFITLPQLENCEKMSLSSKVSLSPITSVSNIKSLSFPKLDSDESDQKMSKLTSTFHSATCLHNGTFLSSLQACSPSKASELNGHQVVGLSALNVDSGMETSTLSSSSMLPSLSVSTPCTEEQSSQNTATKVQTDYTESEFPMITHQNFTVCKVPSNTSCTKWSSGPTYSDMLQTLSASERQCVETVVNMGYSYDDVMTAMKKKGQNIEQVLDYLFAHGQLCEKGFDPLLVEAALEMYQCSEEKTTELLQLMSKFKEMGFELKDIKEVLLLHNNDQDNALEDLMARAGAS from the exons ATGGCTTCTAAGAAGTCGGGATCCGACTTTCACG GGCCTTTCAGTTATCTTGATGATGTCCCATTTAAGATCGGAGACAAATTCAAAAcaccagccaaggttggcttaccCATTGGTTTCTGCTTTCCTGATTCTCCCCAGCTTGTCAGAGAAGCCCAG TATGACTTCTCCCTGGAAAAGAGAACTGTTGAGTGGGCAGAAGACATCAAAAAAATCCAAGCAGCTCAGAGAGAAGCAGAGCAAAAGGCTGCGCAAGCAATAGCTAATTCCAAGGCTGCTTCAGACGACAACAGCAAAATGGGCTTCTCTGAGGCTATGCCACTTCCCATTAACCCTATTCTCGCTAGTCTACAGCACAATAACATTCTGACTCCCACCCCTGCCAACAGCAGTGCCATAAAGCAAAAGGTCCTTAGTCCGCCTTACCCAAAGGCAGACTTCAACCCAGCAGATTTTGAATGTGAAGAAGACCCATTTGACAATCTGGAGCTAAAAACTATTGATGAAAAAgaagaactgaaaaatattctTGAAATTCACGTTGGTACGACTGGGCCAATTGTCACCCAACTGTTGGAGAATAACTTGCCCAAAGTAGGGCCAGAATCTGCGTTACAAGATCAGGAAGTTCTGGCATCCATAGAAAGGGCTACCTTGGACTTCAAGCCCCTTCACAAACCCAATGGCTTTATCACTTTACCACAGTTGGAAAACTGTGAAAAGATGTCCCTGTCTTCCAAagtgtccctctcccccatcacGTCAGTGAGCAATATcaaatctctctcctttcccaaGCTCGACTCAGATGAGAGCGATCAGAAGATGTCAAAGCTCACAAGCACTTTTCACAGCGCTACCTGTCTCCACAATGGCACTTTCCTCAGCTCTTTACAGGCCTGCTCTCCCAGTAAGGCTAGTGAACTCAACGGACATCAAGTTGTTGGACTTTCTGCTTTAAATGTGGACAGTGGAATGGAGACATCAACATTATCCTCTTCATCCATGCTGCCTTCCCTATCTGTGTCAACACCTTGTACAGAAGAACAATCATCTCAAAACACAGCAACTAAG GTACAGACAGACTACACGGAATCAGAGTTCCCTATG ATAACGCACCAAAACTTCACAGTGTGTAAAGTGCCCAGTAATACCAGCTGCACTAAATGGTCAAGCGGCCCCACGTACTCAGACATGCTGCAGACCCTGTCCGCCAGTGAGAGGCAGTGTGTGGAAACAGTCGTCAACATGGGATACTCTTACGACGATGTCATGACAGCCATGAAGAAGAAAGGACAGAATATAGAACAG GTTCTTGATTATCTGTTTGCACACGGCCAGCTTTGTGAGAAGGGCTTCGATCCTCTCCTTGTCGAAGCAGCTCTGGAAATGTACCAGTGTTCAGAGGAGAAG aCAACAGAACTTCTCCAGCTAATGAGTAAATTTAAAGAAATGGGCTTTGAACTGAAAGACATTAAGGAGGTCTTATTATTACATAACAATGACCAGGACAATGCTTTGGAAGATCTAATGGCCCGTGCTGGAGCCAGCTGA